A section of the Polynucleobacter sp. AP-Sving-400A-A2 genome encodes:
- a CDS encoding aminotransferase class III-fold pyridoxal phosphate-dependent enzyme has protein sequence MENQLVLSIFGAGLGLWIIKKVYTRLQLSMAKHPSLAGHSRMAKRVARLIPHYSFNQDVFFKVDGAPEEIALLREAGFMRLSKAYKERFTKSVELTNQAAEVISDLQFTGRYRVPFQFSDLVSKHLKSGSFMQSSSGVSMTDLDGNIFYDLTGSYGVNVLGYDFYKNAIEEGAKRVSDLGPVLGFYHPIVADNVKRLKEVSGHDEISFHMSGTEAVMQAVRLARYHTKKSHVVRFCGAYHGWWEDVQPGIGNPLPPRETYTLKEVDRDTLRVLRNKKNIACVLVNPLQALHPNKGAPGDSSLLDSSRNAFFDREAYTKWLKELRQVCSDKGIVLIFDEVFVGFRLALGGAQEYFGVKADMVTYGKTLGGGLPIGVVCGKKELMMRFKANKPADICFARGTFNSHPYVMGAMQVFLESLDTDPVKKIYSDLDVVWDRRANDLNESLLTLNLPVKVVNMSSIWTICYTEPSRYNWMFQYYLKEQGLALSWIGTGRFIFSLNYSDADMAIVQEKFIRAAQAMKQDGWWWNEGGLTNKIIKRQILREMIFGRKS, from the coding sequence ATGGAAAACCAACTTGTACTAAGTATATTCGGTGCTGGCCTCGGTCTTTGGATTATTAAGAAGGTTTATACAAGACTGCAACTTTCTATGGCAAAACATCCTTCATTGGCTGGGCATTCTAGAATGGCTAAGCGGGTGGCTCGTTTAATTCCTCATTACTCATTTAATCAGGACGTCTTTTTTAAGGTTGATGGAGCTCCTGAGGAAATCGCGCTTTTGAGAGAGGCGGGCTTTATGCGTCTGTCAAAAGCCTATAAAGAGCGTTTTACAAAATCCGTTGAGCTGACTAATCAAGCTGCTGAAGTGATATCAGATCTTCAATTTACAGGCAGATATCGAGTCCCCTTTCAATTTAGTGATCTCGTTAGTAAGCATCTAAAGTCCGGCAGTTTCATGCAATCGTCCTCTGGCGTTTCTATGACAGATTTAGACGGAAATATATTTTATGATTTGACTGGCTCCTATGGCGTCAATGTTCTTGGATACGATTTTTATAAGAACGCAATAGAGGAGGGAGCAAAGCGAGTGTCCGATCTAGGCCCTGTCTTAGGGTTTTATCATCCTATCGTTGCAGATAACGTCAAGCGCTTAAAAGAAGTTTCTGGACATGATGAGATCTCTTTTCATATGTCGGGTACAGAAGCAGTTATGCAGGCGGTCCGTTTAGCCAGATATCACACTAAAAAGAGTCATGTTGTCAGGTTCTGTGGAGCCTATCATGGCTGGTGGGAGGATGTTCAACCAGGCATAGGCAATCCACTTCCTCCGCGGGAAACCTATACGCTCAAAGAGGTTGATCGGGATACGCTGCGCGTTCTTCGTAATAAAAAGAATATTGCTTGTGTGTTAGTGAACCCACTTCAGGCCTTACATCCCAATAAGGGCGCTCCCGGCGATTCATCCCTTTTAGACAGTTCACGCAATGCATTTTTTGATCGTGAAGCCTATACAAAGTGGCTCAAGGAACTCAGGCAGGTATGCAGCGATAAAGGTATCGTCTTAATTTTTGATGAGGTTTTTGTAGGCTTTCGTTTGGCACTAGGCGGCGCGCAAGAGTACTTTGGGGTTAAGGCTGATATGGTGACCTATGGAAAGACTTTGGGCGGTGGTTTGCCAATCGGCGTCGTTTGTGGCAAAAAAGAACTGATGATGCGATTTAAAGCAAACAAGCCCGCTGATATCTGTTTTGCAAGAGGCACCTTCAATTCTCATCCTTATGTGATGGGTGCTATGCAAGTTTTCTTAGAGAGTCTAGATACTGATCCGGTTAAAAAGATTTACTCTGACTTGGATGTCGTATGGGACCGTCGCGCAAACGATCTGAACGAAAGTCTTCTAACACTCAATTTGCCTGTCAAGGTGGTGAATATGTCCAGTATTTGGACTATTTGCTATACAGAGCCATCCCGTTACAACTGGATGTTCCAGTACTACCTTAAGGAGCAGGGTTTGGCACTCAGTTGGATTGGGACTGGAAGATTTATCTTTAGCTTGAATTACAGTGATGCGGATATGGCTATCGTGCAAGAAAAATTCATTCGCGCCGCTCAAGCCATGAAGCAGGATGGTTGGTGGTGGAATGAAGGCGGCTTGACAAACAAGATCATCAAGCGACAAATTCTCAGAGAAATGATTTTTGGTAGGAAGTCCTAA
- the asd gene encoding archaetidylserine decarboxylase (Phosphatidylserine decarboxylase is synthesized as a single chain precursor. Generation of the pyruvoyl active site from a Ser is coupled to cleavage of a Gly-Ser bond between the larger (beta) and smaller (alpha chains). It is an integral membrane protein.), protein MSIKKTIQNLLSQEDLNFLLTNRIPRNTLTRFIGWFSKIENPLIAYASIKIWQFFSALDLTEAKNTHFKSMHACFTRELKPDARPIHQDPDILNSPCDALVGAFGQVKGGEVFQAKGFPYTIKDLIPTPSLAMQYEGCDYVTLRLTSSMYHRFHSPSSMRMKRVTYISGDTWNVNPIALKRVERLFCKNERAVLECELTDQNGLGTGATLTIVPVAAILVASIRLHCLNLLLHLKYQGPNTIECDVQFNRGEEMGWFQHGSTIIVFAPSNYRLLENLKLGDAIRMGEPLFRKLT, encoded by the coding sequence ATGTCAATCAAGAAAACCATACAAAATCTCTTATCCCAGGAAGATCTGAATTTTCTTTTAACCAATCGCATTCCTCGAAATACCCTGACTCGCTTTATTGGGTGGTTTAGTAAAATCGAAAATCCCTTGATCGCCTATGCCTCTATCAAAATTTGGCAATTCTTCTCTGCTTTGGATCTAACAGAAGCAAAAAACACCCACTTTAAAAGCATGCATGCCTGTTTTACGCGCGAGCTAAAGCCCGATGCAAGACCAATTCATCAGGACCCAGATATCCTCAATAGCCCCTGTGATGCATTAGTGGGTGCATTTGGCCAAGTCAAGGGCGGGGAAGTTTTTCAAGCCAAGGGGTTTCCATACACCATCAAAGATTTAATACCCACCCCCTCTTTGGCCATGCAATACGAAGGCTGTGATTATGTAACTCTCAGGCTCACTTCTAGCATGTATCACCGCTTCCATTCACCAAGCTCAATGCGCATGAAAAGAGTGACCTATATTTCTGGGGATACCTGGAATGTCAATCCTATTGCACTAAAAAGAGTCGAGCGACTATTTTGCAAAAATGAAAGAGCGGTTCTTGAATGCGAGCTCACCGATCAGAATGGCTTAGGTACGGGAGCCACTTTGACCATTGTTCCAGTTGCAGCAATTCTAGTTGCTAGCATTCGCCTCCACTGTCTTAATCTTCTTTTACATCTTAAATACCAAGGTCCGAATACTATTGAATGCGATGTTCAATTTAACCGAGGCGAAGAAATGGGCTGGTTCCAACATGGCTCAACCATTATTGTCTTTGCACCAAGTAACTACCGATTACTTGAGAACCTTAAACTAGGGGACGCTATTCGTATGGGTGAGCCCCTATTTAGAAAGCTTACTTAG
- a CDS encoding SRPBCC family protein: MNYLLRGFHAMHYRSTVFKIFPLLLTLLFNQHSRADQSSSSYDLKVSIDRVGAGFSIEASYIASVSQCEAYVFLTDYEDVRMTPGLIQSKVKKREGNKVTIERLIEERVLLFPLRMHSVLEYTEQLNQGLNFVQTKGDSKAYSGSWRLKTGDKGVQVRYQAFLEPNSSVPKGVIEYFMKNNMQKSFENIAQAMDKNRDALNLACR; encoded by the coding sequence TTGAATTATCTATTAAGAGGTTTTCATGCCATGCATTACCGTAGTACAGTTTTTAAAATATTCCCCCTCTTGCTAACGCTTTTGTTCAATCAGCATTCTCGAGCAGATCAGAGTTCATCCTCATACGATTTAAAAGTCAGCATTGATAGGGTGGGCGCTGGATTTTCTATTGAAGCAAGTTACATTGCCAGCGTCAGTCAGTGTGAGGCATATGTTTTTCTAACGGACTATGAGGATGTTAGGATGACGCCCGGTTTGATTCAATCTAAAGTTAAAAAGAGAGAAGGCAATAAAGTCACCATAGAAAGATTGATTGAGGAAAGGGTGCTCCTTTTCCCCTTAAGGATGCATTCCGTTCTTGAGTACACAGAACAGCTAAATCAAGGTTTGAACTTTGTTCAAACGAAGGGCGATAGTAAGGCTTATTCAGGTAGTTGGCGTCTTAAAACAGGTGATAAGGGAGTTCAGGTGCGTTATCAAGCATTTTTAGAGCCCAACTCTTCGGTCCCTAAGGGGGTTATTGAGTATTTTATGAAAAATAATATGCAAAAGAGCTTTGAGAATATTGCTCAAGCAATGGATAAGAATCGTGATGCTCTTAATCTAGCCTGCAGGTAA
- a CDS encoding tautomerase family protein encodes MATYSIYHAGISLNTFQKFTLAQEITKIHANVTGAEAYFAQVIFKELDLHDCFIGGVLLDEPHIFLSGQIRNGRSEQIKKQLLVEIEIAIQKITKLAGHQIWAYLDELAPSLMIEYGQILPSVGSDKAWFATLPVSIQNKLTRLNS; translated from the coding sequence ATGGCAACGTACAGCATCTATCATGCAGGTATATCCTTAAATACCTTTCAAAAGTTCACCCTAGCGCAAGAAATTACCAAGATTCATGCAAATGTCACAGGTGCTGAGGCTTACTTTGCTCAAGTTATCTTTAAAGAGCTAGATCTTCATGACTGTTTTATCGGGGGCGTCTTGCTCGATGAGCCCCATATCTTTTTAAGTGGCCAGATTAGAAATGGCCGAAGTGAGCAGATCAAAAAGCAACTGTTAGTTGAGATCGAAATTGCGATTCAAAAAATCACCAAGCTTGCCGGTCATCAAATATGGGCATATCTTGATGAACTTGCACCATCTCTGATGATTGAATACGGACAAATTTTGCCATCCGTGGGTAGTGATAAGGCTTGGTTTGCAACATTGCCAGTTTCCATACAAAACAAATTAACCCGTCTTAATTCCTAA
- a CDS encoding DsbA family protein yields the protein MIQIQVWADFECPYSYFQTIVLEKIQAQHQDRVEIVWRAFELTPVDGNILPSKFYINTFDEAKLEPIVVNEGLELLAPKFLTYTWLAQESVYFANSQGLSLKLARALFDAFFLEGLDIGNEEVVMQIASQSGIDCQLLRQALESGELTKHVMSDEQEFKTYGFQGLPAMLIGEKDFSPKSFMPITGYKTFDELSAIVLSLNI from the coding sequence ATGATTCAGATTCAGGTCTGGGCTGACTTTGAATGTCCATACAGTTATTTTCAAACTATTGTTCTTGAAAAAATACAAGCGCAGCATCAAGATAGAGTGGAGATAGTGTGGAGGGCATTTGAGTTAACTCCAGTCGATGGCAATATTTTGCCGTCAAAGTTCTATATCAATACTTTTGATGAGGCCAAGCTAGAGCCCATTGTTGTAAATGAGGGGCTTGAGCTCTTAGCGCCAAAATTTCTGACCTATACATGGCTTGCACAAGAGAGTGTGTACTTTGCTAATTCGCAGGGGTTATCACTAAAGCTTGCTAGAGCATTATTCGATGCGTTCTTTTTAGAAGGACTTGATATTGGTAATGAAGAGGTGGTCATGCAAATTGCTTCCCAGAGTGGAATTGATTGCCAACTATTAAGGCAGGCTCTTGAAAGCGGTGAGCTGACTAAGCACGTCATGTCTGATGAACAAGAATTTAAGACCTATGGTTTCCAGGGCTTGCCAGCAATGTTAATCGGTGAGAAAGATTTTTCGCCCAAAAGCTTTATGCCCATCACTGGATATAAAACATTTGATGAATTATCTGCAATTGTTTTGAGTCTTAATATCTAA
- a CDS encoding demethoxyubiquinone hydroxylase family protein, with translation MFKMSAVIESGIAPYSEYLERELRSDHAGETGAVFIYKGIIAIATLFKDQEFICFAKEHGATEAEHLRLIEAIFEEKYRSRLLGPWRIAGWLTGAIPALFGRKAVYATIDAVETFVEQHYQDQINHLKTHGGHEQLLELLIRCQADEIDHKNEARSKVSPSLPLALRAWCAMVGSGSAAAVVLAKRI, from the coding sequence ATGTTTAAGATGAGCGCTGTGATTGAGTCCGGCATAGCTCCATATTCTGAATACCTAGAGCGAGAGCTTCGATCTGATCATGCGGGTGAAACAGGCGCTGTCTTTATTTATAAAGGAATCATTGCTATTGCAACCCTGTTTAAGGATCAGGAGTTCATCTGTTTTGCAAAAGAACATGGAGCTACTGAGGCAGAGCACTTGCGGCTAATAGAGGCTATCTTTGAGGAGAAGTATCGTAGCCGTTTGTTAGGGCCATGGCGGATAGCGGGATGGCTAACAGGAGCCATACCAGCACTATTTGGCAGAAAAGCAGTCTATGCCACTATTGATGCAGTTGAGACATTTGTAGAGCAGCACTACCAAGATCAGATTAATCACCTCAAAACACATGGCGGCCATGAGCAATTACTTGAGCTCTTAATCCGTTGCCAAGCCGATGAGATTGATCATAAAAATGAGGCACGATCAAAAGTCTCCCCCTCACTACCCTTAGCTCTAAGAGCATGGTGCGCTATGGTGGGTAGCGGCTCGGCGGCGGCAGTTGTGCTGGCAAAACGTATCTAA
- a CDS encoding DUF4149 domain-containing protein, whose protein sequence is MFETILHISALLTSSLLFGGMLFFSASFAAFLLKSLPPAEARTLIRKAFPSFYIFVMIASLIAALLALASSLFSASILALIALSTLPTRQILMPAINAATDAKLKQRFLVLHGLSVVITLAHIVAVGFVIVDLAT, encoded by the coding sequence TTGTTTGAAACCATTCTTCACATATCTGCTTTATTAACTTCCTCCTTACTTTTTGGAGGCATGTTATTTTTTTCCGCGAGCTTTGCTGCTTTTTTACTTAAATCTTTACCACCAGCAGAGGCACGTACATTAATACGCAAGGCCTTTCCTTCCTTTTATATTTTTGTGATGATCGCATCACTCATTGCAGCATTACTAGCCCTAGCGAGTAGCTTATTTAGTGCCAGCATATTGGCACTCATTGCTTTATCTACCCTTCCCACTCGTCAAATCTTAATGCCTGCAATTAATGCAGCTACAGATGCAAAACTAAAGCAGCGTTTTTTAGTGTTGCATGGTTTATCTGTTGTTATTACCTTGGCGCATATTGTCGCAGTAGGATTTGTGATTGTTGATTTAGCAACCTAA
- a CDS encoding HNH endonuclease gives MTGRIKKKLILSELSNTPDQQSELLICPLCDRAVPKSQRDEHHLVPKSHGGRQTAVLHRICHRQIHAVLTETELARQYNTVEQLKLQTDMADFIKWVRLKPDDFFERARKSKRLRS, from the coding sequence ATGACCGGACGCATCAAGAAAAAATTGATTCTGTCTGAGTTGAGTAATACACCAGATCAACAATCAGAATTATTGATCTGCCCACTTTGTGATAGAGCCGTTCCAAAATCTCAACGTGATGAGCACCATCTGGTTCCTAAGTCCCATGGGGGTCGTCAAACGGCGGTATTACATCGTATTTGCCATCGACAGATCCATGCTGTCCTCACCGAAACCGAGCTAGCACGTCAATACAACACCGTCGAACAACTCAAGCTACAAACCGACATGGCAGATTTTATAAAGTGGGTTCGTTTAAAGCCAGATGATTTTTTTGAACGGGCCCGTAAGAGTAAAAGGCTACGGTCTTAG
- a CDS encoding cryptochrome/deoxyribodipyrimidine photo-lyase family protein, translating to MSYQLVWFKRDLRCEDHAALVEAAKLGPIRCIYVLEPTLWMQPDVALQHFEFIRECLHDLGAQLHLLGGTLEVHEGEVTEVLSKIWQASTFQGLHSHQETGNGFTYSRDQEVGKWCQSHGIQWGEYPQFGVARGLKNRNEWHAHWQKHMEAPLCELPTIQFWRAPLSSALTPNSSAPYLTPSMMQAPVHLKHNPPLRQRGGRSHALKTLNSFLKQRSMWYRGGISSPLSAPDACSRLSVYLSYGCLSIREVVQATNEELLQMSPDASRRKSGLVAFMSRLYWHCHFIQKLESEPEIEWRNMHRGYDALRENEFNDDHFNALKDGKTGWPMVDACVGMLRETGWLNFRMRAMLVSVAAYPLWLHWKPVGDWLATQFLDYEPGIHWSQLQMQSGTTGINLTRVYNPIKQAQDHDQKGFFVRKWLPRMRQVPDLWLFEPWQMTQEEQKNIGIYVGKDIPQPIVDLAIATKASKDRLHARRNLSDVRAGKKSVIDKHASRAKMTDRKSSKVKTTEASPQLTLEF from the coding sequence ATGAGTTATCAACTGGTTTGGTTTAAGCGTGATTTGCGCTGTGAGGACCATGCCGCTCTTGTCGAGGCTGCAAAGCTTGGCCCCATTCGCTGCATTTATGTGCTTGAGCCAACATTATGGATGCAGCCAGATGTGGCTCTCCAACATTTTGAGTTCATTCGAGAATGTCTTCATGATCTAGGCGCCCAACTGCATTTACTTGGTGGCACTTTGGAGGTGCATGAAGGTGAAGTCACTGAAGTGCTGAGTAAAATTTGGCAAGCCAGCACTTTTCAAGGTTTGCATTCTCATCAAGAAACTGGCAATGGATTTACGTATTCCAGAGATCAAGAGGTTGGTAAATGGTGTCAGTCTCATGGCATTCAGTGGGGTGAGTATCCCCAGTTTGGTGTCGCAAGAGGGTTAAAAAATCGTAATGAATGGCATGCTCATTGGCAAAAGCATATGGAAGCACCTTTATGTGAACTTCCGACGATTCAATTTTGGAGGGCACCACTCTCTAGCGCGCTAACACCGAACTCTAGCGCTCCTTATTTGACGCCGTCCATGATGCAGGCGCCTGTGCACCTGAAACATAATCCACCCCTAAGACAACGCGGCGGAAGATCTCATGCACTCAAAACGCTCAATAGTTTTTTGAAGCAGAGGAGCATGTGGTACCGAGGCGGGATCTCATCACCTCTATCAGCGCCAGATGCATGCTCCCGATTGTCGGTATATCTAAGTTATGGGTGTCTTAGCATCAGGGAAGTGGTACAGGCAACCAACGAAGAGCTGCTTCAAATGTCGCCAGATGCAAGCAGAAGAAAATCAGGCTTAGTTGCTTTCATGAGTCGCTTATATTGGCACTGTCATTTCATTCAAAAGCTGGAGAGCGAACCTGAAATCGAGTGGCGAAATATGCACCGTGGATATGATGCATTACGCGAGAATGAATTTAATGACGACCACTTTAATGCCTTAAAGGATGGCAAGACGGGTTGGCCCATGGTGGACGCCTGTGTCGGTATGCTGCGTGAAACGGGATGGCTTAATTTTAGAATGCGCGCAATGCTGGTCTCAGTTGCAGCCTATCCACTGTGGTTGCACTGGAAACCAGTAGGGGATTGGTTGGCTACCCAGTTTTTGGACTACGAGCCCGGAATACACTGGAGTCAACTACAAATGCAATCAGGTACGACCGGAATCAATCTGACGCGTGTTTATAACCCAATTAAGCAAGCGCAAGATCATGATCAAAAGGGCTTTTTTGTTAGAAAGTGGCTTCCCCGCATGCGTCAAGTACCGGATTTATGGCTTTTTGAGCCGTGGCAGATGACTCAAGAAGAGCAAAAAAATATCGGCATTTATGTAGGTAAAGATATTCCGCAGCCAATAGTGGATCTTGCTATTGCTACAAAAGCATCTAAGGATCGCTTACATGCTAGGCGTAACTTATCAGACGTTCGGGCTGGAAAAAAATCAGTGATTGATAAACATGCGTCTCGAGCAAAAATGACTGACCGCAAGAGCTCTAAAGTGAAAACTACAGAAGCAAGCCCACAACTTACCCTGGAGTTTTAG
- a CDS encoding VOC family protein, translated as MFSHIMLGANDLEVSRGFYDAALGALGIKAGSFSHDKYFYRGPGGVFAITKPIDGNEATHANGGTIGFSAKSMADVDAFHAIGVAHGGTSCEGDPGYREGVAGTIYIAWLRDPAGNKICAMHRPPK; from the coding sequence ATGTTTAGTCACATTATGCTGGGTGCAAATGATTTAGAAGTTTCAAGAGGCTTCTATGATGCTGCTCTAGGAGCGTTGGGTATAAAGGCTGGGAGCTTTAGTCATGACAAATACTTTTATCGCGGTCCCGGTGGTGTCTTTGCAATTACCAAGCCTATCGATGGTAATGAAGCGACTCATGCCAATGGCGGCACAATTGGTTTTAGTGCTAAATCAATGGCTGATGTAGATGCATTCCATGCCATTGGCGTTGCTCATGGTGGAACTTCCTGTGAGGGTGATCCAGGCTATCGAGAGGGTGTCGCTGGCACTATTTATATTGCTTGGCTCAGAGATCCTGCTGGCAACAAAATCTGCGCAATGCATAGACCACCCAAATAA
- a CDS encoding YceI family protein → MNFFYINALLLALVTSSVQAAEVYITDPEHTFVSFSYKHLGYSIQTSRFDKVNGTITLNDQMDGGIINIAIETGSVSTGSDTFNKLLRTEDYFYSEKFPVAKFTSDKLIFNNQAITSLSGELTIKGITKPINLEVSNFACSRNFITFKYMCGANASAKLSRSEFDLGKYVPFVGDEISLSIVIEASKE, encoded by the coding sequence ATGAACTTTTTTTATATAAATGCCCTTCTCCTGGCCTTAGTAACCTCTTCAGTCCAAGCAGCAGAAGTTTATATTACTGATCCTGAGCACACCTTTGTTAGCTTTAGCTACAAGCATTTGGGTTATTCAATTCAAACTAGTCGTTTTGATAAGGTGAATGGCACCATTACGCTCAATGATCAAATGGATGGCGGCATTATAAATATTGCAATTGAGACCGGCTCAGTCAGCACAGGCTCCGATACCTTTAATAAGCTACTGAGAACCGAAGATTACTTTTATTCAGAAAAGTTTCCTGTAGCTAAATTCACATCCGATAAGCTTATATTTAATAATCAGGCCATTACATCGCTATCAGGCGAGCTAACCATCAAGGGTATCACCAAGCCCATTAATCTTGAAGTAAGCAACTTTGCCTGTAGCCGTAACTTTATTACCTTTAAATATATGTGCGGGGCTAACGCAAGCGCGAAGTTAAGCCGCTCAGAATTTGATTTAGGAAAATATGTACCATTTGTTGGCGATGAGATAAGCTTAAGCATAGTAATCGAGGCGTCAAAAGAATAG
- a CDS encoding bifunctional 2-polyprenyl-6-hydroxyphenol methylase/3-demethylubiquinol 3-O-methyltransferase UbiG produces the protein MSSFKNLANESALISQKTIAHYDQNAFSYYEGTKDHDVSQNIDALLRAIKTEPPFHILDFGCGPGRDLQTFTKLGHVAIGLEGSQQAAQIARTKSGCEILVQDFFNLSLPDNTFDGIFANASLFHIPNKLLPMVLSNLWACLKPNGILFSSNPRGNNEESWYGDRFASYHDLATWRSFMTNAQFTEIEHFYRPSGLPIEQQPWLASVWKK, from the coding sequence ATGTCTTCATTCAAAAATCTTGCAAATGAATCTGCTTTAATCTCACAAAAAACCATTGCGCATTATGATCAAAACGCCTTTTCTTATTACGAGGGTACAAAAGATCATGATGTCAGTCAAAATATTGATGCTCTATTAAGAGCAATCAAGACTGAGCCACCGTTTCATATTCTTGATTTTGGATGTGGCCCAGGAAGAGATCTTCAAACCTTTACCAAACTTGGTCATGTCGCTATTGGGCTTGAAGGTAGTCAACAAGCCGCTCAAATAGCTAGAACTAAAAGTGGTTGCGAAATTTTAGTCCAGGATTTTTTTAACCTATCTTTGCCAGACAATACATTCGACGGTATTTTTGCCAATGCTTCACTATTTCATATTCCTAATAAGCTATTGCCTATGGTGTTAAGTAATTTATGGGCATGCTTAAAACCCAATGGCATTCTTTTTAGCTCGAATCCTCGCGGTAACAACGAGGAAAGTTGGTACGGAGATCGCTTTGCCTCTTATCACGATCTAGCAACTTGGAGATCTTTTATGACCAATGCACAGTTCACCGAAATTGAACATTTCTATAGGCCAAGTGGACTACCCATTGAACAACAGCCATGGTTAGCAAGTGTTTGGAAAAAATAA
- a CDS encoding alpha/beta fold hydrolase: MNLEPAYANPKSLNEDLVNRYHDLMLAPGVRGAILDRMQQTVLQDPVPFLSKIQTPTLLMWGEKDTFIPVSNSEDYLKVMPNVTRVILPNIGHLPQEEQARVGLQTLKEFL; the protein is encoded by the coding sequence ATGAATCTAGAACCGGCTTACGCCAATCCTAAATCCTTAAATGAAGATTTAGTAAATCGCTATCACGACTTAATGCTTGCACCAGGGGTGAGGGGCGCTATTTTGGATCGAATGCAGCAAACAGTTTTGCAGGATCCAGTACCATTCCTATCGAAGATTCAGACGCCCACTCTATTAATGTGGGGCGAGAAGGATACTTTTATTCCAGTCTCTAACTCTGAAGATTATTTAAAGGTAATGCCGAATGTAACAAGAGTCATCCTACCCAATATTGGTCATTTGCCTCAAGAAGAGCAAGCTAGGGTTGGCCTCCAAACCCTAAAAGAGTTTTTATAA
- a CDS encoding alpha/beta fold hydrolase: MLKKALKRTTLLLMALIVLAGIVFWTPDKSRVELENVYGSPKNSYLTALGVKIYYQDTGPAKNSIPILFLHGFGSSSHTWDVWAKDLSSEYRVISVDLPGFGLTGEDPSGIYTDQRSVEVIEAFLKELQIPKVVLVGNSMGGKFAWQFAAQYPDQASKLVLISPDGYASPGIEYGKKTEISAIANLYR; encoded by the coding sequence ATGCTCAAGAAAGCACTCAAGCGAACTACGCTATTACTGATGGCTTTAATCGTACTGGCTGGAATCGTATTCTGGACTCCAGATAAATCTAGGGTAGAACTTGAAAACGTCTATGGCTCTCCAAAAAATAGCTATCTCACTGCCTTAGGGGTCAAAATATATTATCAAGATACGGGACCTGCTAAAAATTCCATCCCAATTTTATTCTTGCATGGCTTTGGATCCAGTTCGCACACTTGGGATGTCTGGGCGAAGGATTTGAGTAGCGAATACCGCGTGATCTCCGTCGATCTTCCGGGCTTTGGATTGACGGGGGAGGACCCCAGTGGGATCTACACGGATCAGAGAAGTGTTGAGGTCATAGAGGCTTTTCTGAAGGAGCTTCAGATTCCAAAGGTAGTCCTAGTGGGCAATTCTATGGGGGGTAAATTTGCCTGGCAATTTGCTGCCCAATACCCAGACCAAGCAAGTAAGTTGGTGTTAATTTCACCAGATGGCTATGCAAGTCCTGGAATCGAGTACGGCAAAAAGACTGAAATATCCGCGATTGCGAACCTCTATCGTTAA
- a CDS encoding cytochrome b, whose translation MTNRYSSYARVIHWFTALAILALVILGFWMTQRAAANLWDNLTNTLYGWHKLIGFTVLLVTIFRFCLKLNSKTPPYPNTVSPSLVKVASIVHYTLYGLLFMVPMLGWAGVTAYPALITLGGYSLPAMPGIPKSELIAKQIFQIHGLLAMTLIAIVLLHIVAGLNHLIIKRDGIFQRIWFDKKN comes from the coding sequence ATGACTAATAGATACTCAAGCTATGCTCGCGTAATACATTGGTTTACAGCATTGGCCATACTCGCTCTGGTAATTTTAGGCTTTTGGATGACCCAAAGGGCTGCAGCTAATTTATGGGACAACCTAACCAATACACTCTATGGATGGCATAAATTGATCGGCTTTACAGTCTTACTGGTTACGATCTTTAGATTTTGTCTCAAGCTAAATTCTAAAACACCCCCCTATCCCAATACCGTCTCGCCTTCTTTGGTCAAAGTTGCATCGATAGTGCACTACACGCTTTACGGCTTATTATTTATGGTGCCTATGCTGGGGTGGGCCGGCGTTACAGCATATCCAGCTTTAATTACTCTAGGAGGATACTCACTGCCAGCCATGCCAGGCATACCGAAGAGCGAACTGATTGCCAAGCAGATCTTCCAAATTCATGGACTGCTAGCAATGACGCTCATAGCAATCGTACTCTTACATATCGTAGCCGGCCTTAATCACCTCATCATCAAGCGGGATGGTATTTTTCAAAGAATCTGGTTTGATAAAAAGAACTAG